The Diabrotica undecimpunctata isolate CICGRU chromosome 11, icDiaUnde3, whole genome shotgun sequence genome contains the following window.
cgtattatgataacaaactcacgtgtgttaaatagctggaaatcacgggattattagtattatcattattgttaagaataAAGAATCAAGAGACTGGTCGAGGTTAATATTGttaacgtcaactgagtactatctagtattgtacttagataactaataaaccaaatcatgagtatctagtgtgtttaaataaatgtaccatacgagaccataagtgaagcattatttattacaaaaataacaaaaaagtattGTATTGGACACCGCAGGAGAGACGAGGGAAGTCAacaactactatacataaatatataagtCCCATCTGAGCAGTCATTACAAGTATCCTCCGAACTGTAACTACTATACACAACTCACAAATATGATTATTGGTATACGATAACGTTttattgcatactatattttatctacaacaattactattttacaacgatattcatacagtgtgtaaaggccaaatggaataaattcattatttaggttaatgtacatatttataaaaaatcccgaaacacgtcaaatttaaattataacttgacattctttaaggTGAAAATGCAACCCTTACCTTCAactcccttagaatgacaggtacaacccccaatttttaaaataggaagtataggcttgtgatatatcgtttgaaaggtcttttcattctccatttaaaAATGCTTTAGCTTtaaagtttattaagattaattaagataaaataaattaaaatcatgtggttaccgaaattcagtacaatacaatcaaaatctaaaatgtaatgcaaaacgtaataaaatgtaaaacacgaaaaagaactatgaatgttaataaagtagatgttcaaaatgtttaccgcaaacgtcttggcaacattctaatctcaaataaaactgtcttctaacattatttaacataacaggtgTGATctacctaatcgcaagcgttattcgttcttttaagtcatttaaatcagaaggtttagttttgtacacatatccccataaaaagaaatctaataatgtaagattaggtgatcgcgctggccattcaatcgatcctcgcctccctattcACCGATTGGAAAATATTGTATCGACGTACTGCCGGACATtcagttggtaatgtggtggtgctccatcctgctgaaaccatatcgtattcgctggaactttagggtttcctggatcaggatataaattttccaacgttggaatgacatcattttgaagtagtgccaaataattgttgccattcaagttgccctcaatgaaaaagggaccaatgatattgttccCTACAATCCCTACCCAAACATTAACATTTTGAGgatattgagtgtgttcttctctcatccagtgaggattttccgtggcccagtagcggcaattttgccgattagcatgaccgttaagtgaaaaactacactcatcagaaaacataacttattctaattggataatattgttatccaacatgtccatcatttgctcacaaaaaaaagttgtcctatcaaaatcgtcttccatgagctcctgagtaggtatcatcttatagggatgcaatttattttcttttaatatgttagcctgtctactcgatgtatgaggattttcctgaaactcaagcaagacatctaatttgagttcatcactctgtgcattggcagctgctttttttatctgccttacatgaccaaactcgcgaaactgcttctctattttacttattgttcctggggatataggcggtaaattaggaaatttctcatgaaataggcgagttacttcctgttgggTTCGGGTATTATCTCCGTAatcaatcatttgtaaaactgtcattctaagggggttaaaggtaggggttgcatttttacgttaaagaatgtcaagttataatttaaatttgacgtgtttcgggattttctataaatatgtacagaaacctaaataatgaatttattccatttggcttttacacactgtatataatcCAATTGTAACGAGGACTAACAAACGGATGTTTACCATTCTTCCAGTATGTTCAAACAACTAACGTATATTACTCGACATAGATATGAGTTGGATGATCACAAACCGATAAGGACCTAAATGTTCTCTACAAGCCACATCTGAACGAccactactatacacaaatctcCACCGAACGTACAATTCGACAAGAGTCTCCGCTGAACACTCAGTAGTACACACAGATCTCATCTGAACGTATAATTAGTCAAGAGTCTTATCTAAATATCCACTATCATACATAAATATTCAATATGACTATTTTTGGATTTGTtgctactatattttatctacaacaattttacaaatatattcagatataatccaattatgacgaagactaaccaacgaatgatttccatccataaattatgttcaaacaaaCTAACGCACCGAAAGACCATTACattatatcttcgttgttatttatcTGATTTTGAAGCACAAGACGTTAACTGAAAGGCAAAAGGTAAGCGTAAATATTtgcatactatagtttatctacgacgggcaagtaatttattgttttaaagtggataatgaacattggtctctgtaagaatatatgctggtcatagacggttcttcgTTTGCTATCAGGCAACAATTTCCCCTAATGTTAGTATCGAAGTGATGGAATGGGTTTAAAGCGACGTACAAAAAAAATATGGTCATCTGATATTAAAACTAGGAAATTCTTCGACTCCTGTTTTGGGATAAGCTATCGAAGACTTAAAACTAAATTGAGGTAAAGGTAACCGTTGTCTTAAATTGTTAGGGAGGCTGCACGAACACATAGCTCTGGAGTTAACCAGAACGGTCATTAATTCGCCAGTGGTCCATTTCAGATACCTTTTTTAGCGGTCATAACTTAACATCTTTTTAAATATGCTAATCTTAAgtatcttaatttaaaaataatatatacaaaagtaagaattattaaaattatcataCAAAAAACGATTAGTGATATTAAACGGTGATAAAATGAATATATCTaatgaaaaaaagtattttacaatATTGTAGTTGCAATaaataagttaaattaaaaaaaaaatggcaatatACAATTAGCATCCATCTTAAAGTCAATCAAATAATGAAGATAAATTTAGAAAAGAGTTGGCTTATTGAAATCTTACTTTGTGTTAATCTACATCCATCTCAAAATTATCAATTACAATTGTATCATATTTATATTATTCGTACGGCCTGAAGTCACGTAACTGGCCAAAAGTCACGTATATATTAAAAGAATTGGTTGGTATACGTTACTATTTACAGGGGTAAGATTTCATGCTTCTACATATTATATTCTCTACTGttagcagtttttttattacagCTCAAGCTTATAAATATAGATATGCGTTATTTTTTATCATACTGCTTTTTAAGATGCTTAAATGTACATGTACTCCTTTTTGTGCTCAACTTGTGAGAGTACTATATTACTGTAGTACATGTACGCATTATTTTGGTAAGGATGTAGCATCAGCGGAGTTTGATGCATACATCCAGcataacacaaccctacaccctAGGTGTGGGATGCTGGCAGTAATATCCTCGTATATATTTACCTGTAACGAACGGAGGCATTCAGTGTCGGCGTTGCAACAATTTTTGTTGCAAATGCCGACAATGAGTCCGACACTGATTCGCAAATAGAAGATAGTGATAACGATATTTCGAAGGATTCATATTAGATTTCTTAAAAATATCGTTATCACTATTTATTATTATCGTTATTTGCTATAGAAAATTGAGTTTAGAGAGTATAATGTTATTGATCTATATAACGTTAAAAATCTAAATAGCTcagacaatattttttttttttaagtgcaatttttaaaatttgtgtagTTTATAAATATTGCTTTTGCAGAGATACTGATATATGATTCTCCGAACGGAAACTAGTACGTATggcagtaaaataaacatgtttataaaacttttttaattcctTCTGACATCAGTAAATTTACAGAGTAAAATGTATAGTCgttacattttattttgtaaattaattgATAGtaaacagatatatatatatatatatatatatatatatatatatatatatatatatatatatatatatagaaacttttttatttcctgggtttgtcggtttGTTGTAAGTAAAACTACTTAAACGTTTCGGCAGTTTGCCATTTTcaagcactttattttataaacattaaattgtgcaattatatttcatgtttatACTTTTTCAAAAGTTTAACGTGGACTAACTGACTTTAACTATCtaacattgacagatgacatctgacAGGTATCTTAAATAGgagtggttcagggtcgtatcttaaattTCTGCCATGGTGCATTTacaaacaactcaatttattaaattatgagacatattggaaagatctttgatgtcttattattgatataatttggatcttttttatgtgaatcatatccaatatgcatcttttgttgtaattttgttcttttttcaaaatctatacaTTTGcgaaatcaaaagaatggctattttctagagaatgttttGCTAGTGCTGTTGTGTTTAATCCATTGGTCTGTACACTTTGtttttgttaaacttttaaaaaagtgGAAACATGtttataatgtttataaaataaagtgcttattgaaaatgtcaAATTGCCTAAACGTTTGCCGTTTAAGCAATGGTTAAGTAGTTTCATTTACCGACAACAGACCacctttatttttaaagaaaccccccttttaatttttatgtgtttaaaagattcttaacaatcTGATTGCAACGAACtctatcatgtagggtctataatgaataatacaaggtgaaattttgaaattattaatttatcacatgttatggtattattttaaataagctaAATACAGACATCACACTTCTAttctaagtgtcagtatattggggaaaatttctttttagtaaccgtgttaacattttttgctaatttttctaattaaacaaaatcgataaataatgataaataatgcagattgttatcaatcagttgttggtgtgttgacattttacattaaaataataaattcccaATTAAAAGCTAATCCAACGTCAgtgtcaagttcacgtcaaattgcaagtcaaaataatgtgagtcacacaactaTCCTAAGGTGTttccatgaagaaaaactttatccatataaattgacttttgtgcaggagctaacagaagactgTCCAGATCGTAGAAGGGATTTCTGCGAGAGAATAATGGATACAATTAatacaaatgaaatagctcttggcacaattcgtttttctgatgaatcaacatttacattaatATAACGAAGAGGTAAACCGAAAAatctgtagatattggtcagcggagaatcatcattggatgcgtgagacacactCAGTATcgtcaaaagttgaatgtttgggcaggtattatgggAGATcgtattattggtcctatatttgtagatggtaatttgacagcggacAAATATTTAAGCATACTAAGAGACtatgttcttcctcagttggctaacttatatctcaatccaatagatccgaacctaccgcatgaaactgtctgattccagcaggacggtgcaacaccccattgtgctttaatggtgagaaattacttaaatgaagtcttcttcaataaatggattggatgaaggggtactattgagtggtCAGCTAGGTCgtcagatcttacgcctttggatttttttctgtggggttgtCTCAAGAGCAAAGTATATGCAatacaaccaactagcattgaagacctcaaagaaaaggataactacagaaatactgAGTTATTTCACCTCAATCTTTAAACAAAGgtcgggacgagttttataggagactgtgctTTAGCCAGCGAccaggtggagaacattttgagcatttattttaatgtaatccaatcaattacctcgggtattgtataaaataattgtcttgaagaaaattatatttaatttcaaaatttaaccTTGTATTATTCTTAAAAGACcatacatgatatagttcgttgagatcaggttgttaaggagctttcaaaaacataaaaaatacagggtgtttcatttaaaatacagattatagaCCATGCCAGACTttcgtggatcaccctgtacattcaaatttatatttaaaagcgcaagttttttattattttttaaaataaggacacaaacaattttattccataagtggtttccacaccgtatacatatatatatatatatatatatatatatatatatatatatatatatatatatatatatatatatatatatatatatatatatatatatatatatatatatatatatatatatatatatatatatatatatatatatatatatatatatatatatatatatatatatatatatatatatatatatatatatatatatatatatatatatatatatatatatatatatatatatatatatatatatatatatatatatatatacatatatatatatatatatatatatatttgtttttagtaCAATCCTGAGCCTTCGATAGTAAAACTTAAGCACAAACCTGAACCCCGTTTACGATCCTGAACCTGTATATTGGTTCAGGATTGGGTTCCTTTTATAACTgacatataatttaaaatttacaaattaaataatttttttaacttagtGGTGCCATCAGCGGACAAAACTGCCTAACTTTCACTTCAATATGTCATTTGGAATCGGAGAGAAACCTGTTTGTATTGTGGTTCAGGATTGCATTTTTTAGTTCAGCCATTTGCCACTTTGGCGCTGGAAACAATTTCTCGAATATACATGATTTTGATATACATTATCACAATTAGTACCATCCTGATCCATACTATGTGGCAACATTGTTTTGTCGTTATTTTGTTTAGAGAATTGGGGAATTCTATTTTTAGCCAAGGTCAGAGAGATTTCTTTTCAATAGgtgttataaatatattattatttagtcGCAACTTTGCAACAGTCGCTTGTGTAGGTTCAGGAACGTGAGTTTTAAAATGAATGATTATAAAGGACGTTCTAAACTTATGGTTGATATGTGTTTAGGGAAAGGTAAGTTATACaaatggtattaaaataaattgtcATTTTGAGCACGTTGGCTTAAAAATCTAACTGAATTGTCCTTATTTATATTAAGGATAAGTTAAGTTAATATTAACAGAGGTACAGGGTGTCCAAGTAAAATAGTTATTCTTGATTTTAATTCATATTTACAAAATGACTGTGTCagagtttattaaaaattattataagtagGCGATTGTCTGATCGAAAGAAGCTTATTTGCAATCTGGGATGATCATATTATCCTGTTTTTAGGATTTgttctaaataatattttaaaaaaatgtaaatttttatttttttttttaacaaaaaacatatacATGATTTTAGACGACTTATGAAATGTGTTCAGTTGTCTGCGATATCTCCAAGTAAGAGAAATCATGTCATCTTCTTTTTGCTAATTGTTATGTAAGATGTTTTAAAAGTACTTCGATAAATCTCTAGGGAAATTATTTTAGAAGGAAAAGTCTCTCTAACTAATGAACCTTGATGTCttcctgtttatatttttaaattagtaatttATCACTGTCAGTATCTCAGACGAATTTGACTAAATTAGCACTATTACAGGTTAATTAGTTTAAAACCTTTGTCTCTATTAGTTAACAATAGCGCAAAAGTGACTGTTTATGAAGACTTTTCATCTAACAATGATACCtctgaaatttttcaaaatagttttaaaacatcCTGTGTATAATTAACCAAAAAAGCAAAGAATTAAAAAGGGTTTAAAGaataaatgtataatttttagacaaaaacATAGAAAAAATACACTTTGATTATTTATTGCTCGTCAAATTCGGAGAGCAGCTTATCTACAATTTCTCAgatacaagtaaataaagattCAGAAGTTTAAAGTTCAAAAGAGAAAAATGGAAAGGGGAAAAACGAATAAGAGCAACGTATGGGTAATGTAAGATCTGTAAGTGATCATGTTGTGGATGATATGCGTTTAACGAAAGTAAATTGGCcaagtttaaataatattttacataataaaataataatgggtCTGAAATGCTTTTTTCTCATATATTAAGCTGTaagaataaaatatgtttttggtAATAAATTTCCTGTATTTACAGGGAAATCATAatctttttgtataaaaaaagttACATTTCTTcgatattcaaaatattaaccaTGTGCTgaattaccaatattaaaatatcTCGAAACAGTTAATATTTGGAAGGTCAAtgaaatataacttttttattcaaaaatgaaTTGTTTCAAAATAGTTTAGCtgtaaatttctttaaaaatagatTTCTTCTATTCAATACGATAAAGTGATATCTTGAGAATATACACATCTAATAACATGGAGACCCAGTGGAGTAGTAGTAGAGTATCCGCTGGGAGTTTGTTAATGTTTTCCTCTCTCCGCACAAGTTTTCTAGGAAACTTCTATCGGTTCACTCGTAAGGGGTTGATTGTGTGTTACAATTACTCGAATCTTCAGGCATCTATCTGGAAAAATGGCGAATTTATGAACAAAAACAAATTCTGTTCTTACAACTTTTGACGTTCTGTAGATCAGAATGGAGCGATCTTAGCACCTATATTCTTGAGCCAAATATTATTATTTCGATCTTTTAAATCTACATATACAATATATATGTATTACAGTAAGGTgtaatgtatggaataaattcattttagaAAAACaagttattttgtcaaatcctgaGATAggttgattttaattttaatttaatttatgttACGTAAAATGTAAATTTACatcaaattaaaatcaaaaatcgatctgttttaggattttttttaaaattctttgttTAGCTAAATATAGACATCATACTGTATGTATAAATTAAAAcaacacaaaataaaacaaaaaaaaaacagtttaattGTAAAGAAAAAAGCGTACTCTATTCGCTATAAATGATTGTgaaatttttagataaaaaattaCCTGGCCTTGATTCAGCTTGCTCGAATATTTCTGAAAATAGGCTATTACCACctacaaaaatacaaataattgaAGATTGGCTTCTGGGTGTGGAACCCAAATGCATATATTCAAAGTTTAATTctcaaaatgaagaagaaaatgcAGAAATGAATAATGAAAAAGAACAAAAAGGAATGGAAGAACACGAGGAAGACGTCAAGTTTATAAGTGATCAAGCAATAAATATGGATTTTTTATCTGACGAATGTGATTCCTATGCGGACAATGATAATGCTATGTTTCTAGAGAAACAAAAAATGAATAACTCGTCCAACACATCCAAAAGCGAATTTATAGAGGATGACGACGATTCCATAAAGGATCCTAATTATATACCATCTGAGGACGGCCGAGCTAAAAAAAAATGGGTaggtattttttttgtttaattgttctTAAATTTGGTTAAACTTTGACTCTTTCTTGCAgttctcaaatttaaaaattccacTAAGAAAGAGTCACCCACAAATCTGTGAAGAATTGGTTGACAGCAAACAGCGTGAAAACGATTCTTTAATACTTAAAAAAGTGATTGATATAGCGGAGCACGGAAATGATGtttcttcaatattatttaatGAACCGATTGAAAGAGAGAAGCACGAGAAGGACAAATCTCTAATAGTACGGAATCTCttaaattttgataataaacaaaaaagtgaaCATCAAATGGAGAAGGAGAGTGAAAAGGAGCAACACACAAGCAGCAGTACTGTAGCTCAAAGGATATCATCTGTTGCTCTAGAAGACAAGGTAAGAACTCAATTAAATTACCTTATAAGCAGTATATGGCATCCAAAACAATTTGATACTTTACATTCCCCTAAACTCCAAATTGTTAAACTAACAATCTGTGAGAAAGCATATTACGTAAGGAACGAAGCagaattgattttaatttattagaCATGACATGCTGTGGTAATGTTGTTTTGTCGTTTACGACTCATTAGACGGGTTTTTTTGTCCAATAAAACAAACCAAACTCAGCTATATGTAAAAAAAAGTCTATCTGACTAGTCGTAAAGGACGAGACAACTAAGTCACAAGATGTCGTGTCTTAAGTTAAAAtcaattatatttcattttttttaatgttactttACTTAAatcttttctatttcttttaacGTGTTTGATTCATtctgcattttttttttcagccACTTGTTGAAAAAACGTTGagaaaaaattacaaagatcgaAGGGATTTTTGCTTCTATTGCGAAAAGGATGTATCCCATTTTTCGAGACATATTTCTAAATGGCACTCAGAAGAAATTGACGTAGTTAAAATATTATGTCATAAGGTTAATTCAAAAGAGAGACGATTGGCTTTATCAAACTTAAGAAAAAAGGGAAATTTTATCAGAAATCGGACAGACTCCGCATTAAGACCAGTTAAGAGGCCAAAACTTACTGATAAGTCGTTAAGTGCAGATCAATATCTGCCGTGCAAGTATTGTTTGGGTTACTAtaagaaaaaatttttatttaggcATACTAAAATTTGTCTGTCTAATTATGATAAGGAAAATAATAGAAGACAAACGTCCCAAAGCGACGGACAAACTACTTTGCTTCTACACCATTTTCTTAAACATGAcgatttattaaaatcaaaaattttctcaAGAATGCGTGCAGACGACATAAATCTTATTGCTAAAAAAGATCCCTTAATTTGCCAGTACGCATATTCGTACATAAAAGGCCGTCAAAGTAAAGGCAATATTGATTTGGTAAGACAAAATATGCGAAGACTCGCAAAACTCTTAGACTTTGCAAGGCTACAGAATCCTGATATTAAGAAACTTATAGATATTCTTCGCCCAAAGCATTTTCAACTAATAATTTCTGGAGTTAATAAAATAGCAAAATATAACCCAGAAACAGATAATTATGAGTCACCAACGTTGGCCATAAATTTTGGGACACTTATAAAAAAATGTTGCGACTTAGCATATATTAATCTTGTTCAGATTGAAAACACAAGCGATGAGAGAAAagaacttaaaatattaaaaactcttTTAGAATCCCAATGGTGTAATGAAGTTTCTGCTCAAGCATGTAccaatttaaatcaaaataaatggaACAAGGAAGAACTTTTGCCGCTTACTAACGACCTCaagaaacttaatatttttttgcaaacATCTTCAGAAGAATTATTCCACAAATTGAAATCAGATGAGAATGATTTTAAGATCTATAATTCATTAAAAGACACACTGTATGCGCAAGTCATTCTTCTTAACAGACGGCGACCAGCAGAGGTGGCTCAGCTAAAAGTCCAAACGTTTAAATCCATTAATTTGGGGGGTGAAAATGATAATGAATTTGAAAAATGTTTAACTGAAGctgaaaaaattttattaaaaacttacaGTCGTTTAGTTATAAGAGGTAAGCGTGGAAGAGGTGTTCCCATATTGTTATCACCATCAAtgaaaatgcattttgatttaattttgcaGTGTAGAAATAACTTTGCAATTGAAAGTGACTTTGTATTTCACACCACTGGAAGAGGATTTGTTGATGGAACTAAAATTATTCATAAATATGCCAAAAAATGTCAGTTGGAAAGACCTGCGAGTATAACAGCAACAAAACTTCGAAAGCATTTGGCCACCATTACTCAACTTCTTCAATTTTCCAATAATGATATGGAGCAATTAAGCAAATTCATGGGACACACATTACAAACGCATTGCAATTATTATCGTTTGTCTGACAAAGTATATCAAACGGCTAAAATTTCTAAACTTTTACTTTTAATGATGGAAGGCGGAGCTGAAAAATACAAAGGTAAAACTTTAGACGAAATTGACATTAACTTAGCTCCTCTCTCTGACGCGGAAGaggaagaaatggaaaatatcttggatacTAATGATAATCTAACCGTCGATTGTAAGATTCCATCTACTTCAGCTGACTTAGATAATAATAAAGAACCTCATAAAAAAATGCGTAATTTAAAGAAGAAAAGATTTATTGATAGAAGACGACCAtggacaaaacaacaaaaaagcaTTATCGCAGAATACTTTTCCGACAACATTAAAAACAGAAAGCCTCCCATTGAGATAGAAGTGAAACACCTTATTGAAGAATATCCCGAGGTAtttaaagaaagaaaatggaCATGTATCAAAGCTGTAGTGTATAATATGTATACAGGAAAACTTAAATATTAAACAtccattttcaaatattttttttatttatttaaatttatattttcactGTTTTGAAAgactttcttgttttagttttgatcTGATCTGTATCtatttttgataataaattaatgCAATACTTTTctgatttatttctttttttaaatcctAATCGCCGTTAATGTAAGctcatatttttgacatttatgaattGGAACGTTATGACGCCTTCGCTGTTAAAATAATCCGTAAATAGGACGTATTGTTTATATAAATGTTAGGATATGTATAATT
Protein-coding sequences here:
- the LOC140452877 gene encoding uncharacterized protein isoform X1, translated to MNDYKGRSKLMVDMCLGKDKKLPGLDSACSNISENRLLPPTKIQIIEDWLLGVEPKCIYSKFNSQNEEENAEMNNEKEQKGMEEHEEDVKFISDQAINMDFLSDECDSYADNDNAMFLEKQKMNNSSNTSKSEFIEDDDDSIKDPNYIPSEDGRAKKKWFSNLKIPLRKSHPQICEELVDSKQRENDSLILKKVIDIAEHGNDVSSILFNEPIEREKHEKDKSLIVRNLLNFDNKQKSEHQMEKESEKEQHTSSSTVAQRISSVALEDKPLVEKTLRKNYKDRRDFCFYCEKDVSHFSRHISKWHSEEIDVVKILCHKVNSKERRLALSNLRKKGNFIRNRTDSALRPVKRPKLTDKSLSADQYLPCKYCLGYYKKKFLFRHTKICLSNYDKENNRRQTSQSDGQTTLLLHHFLKHDDLLKSKIFSRMRADDINLIAKKDPLICQYAYSYIKGRQSKGNIDLVRQNMRRLAKLLDFARLQNPDIKKLIDILRPKHFQLIISGVNKIAKYNPETDNYESPTLAINFGTLIKKCCDLAYINLVQIENTSDERKELKILKTLLESQWCNEVSAQACTNLNQNKWNKEELLPLTNDLKKLNIFLQTSSEELFHKLKSDENDFKIYNSLKDTLYAQVILLNRRRPAEVAQLKVQTFKSINLGGENDNEFEKCLTEAEKILLKTYSRLVIRGKRGRGVPILLSPSMKMHFDLILQCRNNFAIESDFVFHTTGRGFVDGTKIIHKYAKKCQLERPASITATKLRKHLATITQLLQFSNNDMEQLSKFMGHTLQTHCNYYRLSDKVYQTAKISKLLLLMMEGGAEKYKGKTLDEIDINLAPLSDAEEEEMENILDTNDNLTVDCKIPSTSADLDNNKEPHKKMRNLKKKRFIDRRRPWTKQQKSIIAEYFSDNIKNRKPPIEIEVKHLIEEYPEVFKERKWTCIKAVVYNMYTGKLKY
- the LOC140452877 gene encoding uncharacterized protein isoform X2, with amino-acid sequence MNNEKEQKGMEEHEEDVKFISDQAINMDFLSDECDSYADNDNAMFLEKQKMNNSSNTSKSEFIEDDDDSIKDPNYIPSEDGRAKKKWFSNLKIPLRKSHPQICEELVDSKQRENDSLILKKVIDIAEHGNDVSSILFNEPIEREKHEKDKSLIVRNLLNFDNKQKSEHQMEKESEKEQHTSSSTVAQRISSVALEDKPLVEKTLRKNYKDRRDFCFYCEKDVSHFSRHISKWHSEEIDVVKILCHKVNSKERRLALSNLRKKGNFIRNRTDSALRPVKRPKLTDKSLSADQYLPCKYCLGYYKKKFLFRHTKICLSNYDKENNRRQTSQSDGQTTLLLHHFLKHDDLLKSKIFSRMRADDINLIAKKDPLICQYAYSYIKGRQSKGNIDLVRQNMRRLAKLLDFARLQNPDIKKLIDILRPKHFQLIISGVNKIAKYNPETDNYESPTLAINFGTLIKKCCDLAYINLVQIENTSDERKELKILKTLLESQWCNEVSAQACTNLNQNKWNKEELLPLTNDLKKLNIFLQTSSEELFHKLKSDENDFKIYNSLKDTLYAQVILLNRRRPAEVAQLKVQTFKSINLGGENDNEFEKCLTEAEKILLKTYSRLVIRGKRGRGVPILLSPSMKMHFDLILQCRNNFAIESDFVFHTTGRGFVDGTKIIHKYAKKCQLERPASITATKLRKHLATITQLLQFSNNDMEQLSKFMGHTLQTHCNYYRLSDKVYQTAKISKLLLLMMEGGAEKYKGKTLDEIDINLAPLSDAEEEEMENILDTNDNLTVDCKIPSTSADLDNNKEPHKKMRNLKKKRFIDRRRPWTKQQKSIIAEYFSDNIKNRKPPIEIEVKHLIEEYPEVFKERKWTCIKAVVYNMYTGKLKY